Proteins encoded by one window of Bactrocera oleae isolate idBacOlea1 chromosome 4, idBacOlea1, whole genome shotgun sequence:
- the tej gene encoding uncharacterized protein tej — protein MCALKLFVNKTKKMEIGYLQEVKAVIKSLVVSCPNAITIDELNRDYRNIEGQRIPYHKLGFQTLESFLCSIPDTINVYGSGPSASVGIVLNEKSAHIHKLVREQKKTRNKLKSTKQKKITVRASHFDTSHSAGQKVQISSKKVSSETLPSSNIRFSHFIPRCGPRNTVLKCQALDTSKFAVKKVDQKPIQFSGECFPVDAGEINKPLQTPETFIQKNKPIHKMHETFPECEVKQDFTLERSPLPQLKQDEVLWKIFGMCEIRNEVDPHPLKNRTVQNGKQKFTIEISNNKIENDKHIDDIEEAVPAFAANNLVFRMDFPENTMTFGKKIPTYKISDQIIRGSIIGIFISEIHSPYKFWFHIYKKHHELDDLMLQIERFYTSLETDSFGIPSVCISPGQVCAALYKGLWHRAEILASVIENKAKVFFVDYGTVSNVPVSKIKFLLTSFARLPKQAIRGSLSHICPKNYHWSPESIQYFLYLSSELMLYGQVSEIDEKKRIIHMVLCDSNRNEVLQINKELVERGFAFYDEQWLKSDKDELRTHHLREDFPTFSMLEMGEYPSFAELVDLINKGIDYERITDHHVFHPGRLDLQENVPDVIRTLPFQLLTTNPFRQDIYLQLKSLL, from the exons atgtgtgcGCTGaagttatttgtaaataaaactaagaaaatggaGATTGGATATTTGCAAGAAGTAAAAGCAGTAATTAAATCACTTGTGGTTTCGTGCCCCAATGCAATTACCATTGATGAACTTAATCGGGACTATAGGAACATTGAAGGCCAACGAATACCTTATCATAAGCTTGGTTTCCAAACATTAGAATCGTTCCTTTGTTCCATTCCTGATACAATTAAT gtttACGGAAGTGGGCCCTCTGCTTCAGTCGGTATTGTTCTGAATGAAAAATCTGCTCACATACACAAGTTAGTACGCGAGCAGAAAAAGACAAGAAATAAACTAAAgtccacaaaacaaaaaaaaataaccgtaAGGGCTTCTCATTTTGATACATCACATTCTGCAGGACAGAAAGTACAAATAAGTTCTAAGAAAGTGAGCAGTGAAACTCTTCCTTCAAGCAACATTCGGTTCAGTCATTTTATACCTCGCTGTGGTCCGCGAAACACGGTATTAAAGTGTCAAGCACTTGACACTTCGAAGTTTGCAGTAAAAAAAGTTGACcaaaaaccgatacaattttcTGGAGAATGCTTTCCTGTTGATGCGGGAGAAATCAACAAACCCTTACAAACGCCTGAAACATTTATACAAAAGAACAAACCCATACATAAAATGCATGAAACATTTCCAGAATGTGAGGTAAAACAAGATTTTACTTTGGAAAGATCTCCATTACCACAACTCAAGCAAGATGAAGTTTTATGGAAAATCTTTGGTATGTGTGAAATACGTAATGAAGTTGATCCACATCCATTAAAGAATAGAACTGtacaaaatggaaaacaaaaattcacaattgaaatttcaaataacaaaatCGAAAATGACAAACATATAGATGACATTGAAGAAGCAGTCCCAGCTTTCGCAGCT AACAACCTAGTATTCCGAATGGATTTTCCGGAAAATACTATGACATTCGGTAAGAAAATCCCAACTTATAAAATATCGGACCAAATTATACGAGGTTCTATCATTGGCATATTTATCTCAGAA ATCCACAGCCCTTACAAATTTTGGTTTCATATTTACAAGAAACACCATGAATTGGATGATCTAATGCTTCAAATTga ACGATTTTATACATCACTGGAAACTGATTCATTCGGCATCCCCAGCGTTTGTATAAGTCCTGGCCAAGTATGTGCTGCTCTCTATAAAGGACTATGGCATCGGGCAGAAATCTTAGCTTCAGTTATTGAGAATAAAGCAAAG GTCTTCTTTGTAGATTATGGCACCGTTTCGAATGTACCTGTTAGCAAAATAAAATTCCTCTTGACCTCCTTCGCAAGATTACCAAAGCAAGCTATTCGCGGTTCGTTGTCACATATTTGTCCCAAAAATTATCACTGGAGCCCGGAATCAATCCAATATTTTTTGTACCTGTCTTCCGAGTTAATGCTCTATGGTCAAGTCTCAGAGATCGATGAAAAG AAACGCATAATTCACATGGTTTTATGTGATTCGAATCGAAATGAAGTTTTACAAATTAACAAAGAGTTGGTGGAAAGGGGATTTGCTTTTTACGATGAACAATGGTTAAAATCTGATAAG GACGAGCTGCGAACACATCATCTTCGCGAAGATTTCCCTAC gTTTTCTATGCTCGAAATGGGCGAATATCCTTCGTTTGCTGAGCTAGTTGATCTTATAAATAAAGGCATTGACTATGAAAGAATCACAGATCACCATGTGTTTCATCCGGGTAGATTGGATCTACAAGAAAATGTGCCTGATGTAATTCGTACACTTCCTTTTCAATTGCTTACAACAAATCCTTTTAGACAGGATATTTATTTACAGCTGAAATCTTTGTTATAA